GTGCCAGGCCGACCTGAACGCCGCACGCTGCCTGACGCTGGTCGGCGCGCACCTGGAAACGGTCCTGTACACCGGGGCGCTCCTGCTGGTCTGGTCCTTCATTCCAAGGCAACTGGACCTGGACTGGAAATGGCTACTGTGGATGGGTAGCGACGAGCAATGGCTGTGGGCCGATCATCTGATGAACCTGCTCTACGCCCTGGTACTGATCGTCTGGGAGCCCATCTACGTTGCCTGCGGCTTCACGCTGTACCTCAACCGCCGTACGCGCCTCGAAGCCTGGGACATCGAACTGGTGTTCCGCCGCCTGCGCCAGCGGCTGGCCAGTACCGCCAGCCTTCTGCTGCTCGGCGGCGCACTGCTGCTGGCGCAGTGGCCGAGCAATGCCTGGGCCACCACCGAACTGCCCGTACAAAGCCCGCGCCTGACTCATCAACCGCTGAACAGCGAACAGTCACGCCAGGCCATCGGCGAATTGCTGGACAAACCACCGTTCAAGAACCCGGAAACCATCACTGGCTGGCGCTTTCCGGAAACCGGGCAGCCCCCGCCCAGCGAGCCATCCGCTCGATCATTCGGCTGGTGGCGACAGCTGGCGGAGGCCGCCGGCCTCTTCGCCCGTCTGCTGGAAATCCTGCTGTGGGCGCTGGCCATTGGCCTGATGGTGCTCCTGGCCTGGCGCTACCGGCACTGGCTGCGCCTGTTCGCTCGCCCTGTCGAACGACAAGCCCCCGCAGCGACAGCGCCACCCCAACAGCTGCTCGGCCTGCAGATCGGTGCCGCCAGTCTGCCGGCGGATATCCTCGGCAGCGTCCAGACGCTGTGGCCCCATGCCCCCCGCGAAGCCCTGAGCCTGCTCTACCGGGCCATGCTCAGCCGCTTGATCAGCGACTATCGCCTGCCGCTGCGCGAAGCCGACACCGAAGGCCTGGTGCTCGAACGCATCGCCGCGCACAACGATCCCGCACTCGATGAATTCAGCCGCGACCTCACCCGGCACTGGCAGAACCTCGCCTACGGCCATCGCCTGCCCAGCGACGAAACGCTGCAGCACCTGTGCGCAGGCTGGCGCCGTCTGTTCGAATCCGGAGCGCCGGCATGAACGCGCGCCGGGGCCTGGCGGTGCTGCTGGTCGCGCTGGTGCTGCTGGGCACGGCGCTGCTCGCCTGGCAGCTGGAGCCCTACGAAGAAACCGTCGACCGAGGTCCCTCGCCTGAAGCCCGCGCCAACCCCTACCTGGCGGCGCAACGCTTCCTTGAACAGCGGCACATCAACGTGCGCGCGGCAGACACCTGGACCGAGCTGCCCGTAGCGGCCGATACGCGCCAGACCCTGCTGCTGTTCGACGAGCGCTCAGCCATGACACCTCAGCAGGCCGATGCCTTGCTGGCCTGGGCCGAGCACGGTGGCCACCTGGTGTTCGTCGCCGAGCAACTGTGGAACGAACACCTGGGGCGCAGCGGCGACCTGCTGCTGGATCGCCTGCACATTCACCAGTACCGCACGGCCGACCTGCCGCCGGCGAACACCCAAGCGC
The Pseudomonas sp. DTU_2021_1001937_2_SI_NGA_ILE_001 DNA segment above includes these coding regions:
- a CDS encoding DUF4129 domain-containing protein, which produces MQLNDAGIEIRPRPAWEALDLGVLLAREHRRLLMLSWALVTLPLLALMTALLWDYPGAVMLLFWWLKPLYERLPLLILSRALFGATPTLKQALRAWPGTLRQQWLPSLFWRRLSLIRSFTLPVQQLEGLAGEARARRLSVLCQADLNAARCLTLVGAHLETVLYTGALLLVWSFIPRQLDLDWKWLLWMGSDEQWLWADHLMNLLYALVLIVWEPIYVACGFTLYLNRRTRLEAWDIELVFRRLRQRLASTASLLLLGGALLLAQWPSNAWATTELPVQSPRLTHQPLNSEQSRQAIGELLDKPPFKNPETITGWRFPETGQPPPSEPSARSFGWWRQLAEAAGLFARLLEILLWALAIGLMVLLAWRYRHWLRLFARPVERQAPAATAPPQQLLGLQIGAASLPADILGSVQTLWPHAPREALSLLYRAMLSRLISDYRLPLREADTEGLVLERIAAHNDPALDEFSRDLTRHWQNLAYGHRLPSDETLQHLCAGWRRLFESGAPA